One genomic window of Prochlorococcus sp. MIT 0801 includes the following:
- a CDS encoding thermonuclease family protein — protein MDVSLRQKLIRKLLNQGGEKGFSLIELLVVIAVLAVLISTSLIKILDITRKSEKVIAQNSILRIKSECEANKALNETLNFSQINIRGYDIDSDYSNSCNGNPVHGFINLIPTTYKSNPSFHYQFNKGQITCSIEKSELTPFPECHKIIQLKKKYKCGDIGDWSKAQQLLIEGHSYLDRDNDGEACETLGRKSNKPEIGSVTIQSCYDGDTCTTSQGEKIRLACIDTPEIRGRRSDPIPAKAARDYLNNLVKGKEANIRRVTEDRYGRTVAELTIDGINLQQNLVNEGHATIYRKYSKPCSWANK, from the coding sequence ATGGATGTGAGCTTAAGGCAAAAACTTATTAGAAAACTATTGAATCAAGGAGGAGAGAAAGGCTTCTCTTTAATTGAGTTATTAGTTGTCATAGCAGTGCTGGCAGTTTTAATCAGCACAAGTCTTATTAAAATCTTAGATATCACACGTAAGTCCGAAAAAGTAATCGCCCAAAATAGTATTTTAAGAATCAAGTCTGAATGTGAAGCAAATAAAGCTTTAAATGAGACTCTAAATTTCTCGCAAATCAATATCCGTGGCTATGACATAGATTCCGATTATTCAAATAGTTGTAATGGCAACCCAGTTCACGGCTTTATCAATTTAATACCTACTACATATAAATCTAACCCCTCGTTTCACTATCAATTTAACAAAGGTCAAATAACTTGCAGTATTGAAAAATCGGAACTCACACCATTTCCTGAATGCCATAAGATAATTCAACTGAAAAAGAAATATAAATGTGGTGATATTGGGGATTGGTCTAAAGCACAGCAATTATTAATTGAGGGGCATTCTTATTTAGATAGAGATAATGATGGAGAGGCATGTGAGACTTTGGGGCGAAAATCAAACAAACCTGAAATCGGTTCCGTAACCATTCAAAGCTGCTATGACGGTGATACTTGTACAACCTCACAAGGCGAAAAAATTAGACTTGCCTGTATTGATACTCCAGAAATCAGAGGAAGAAGGTCAGATCCTATCCCTGCGAAAGCTGCAAGAGACTATTTAAATAATTTAGTAAAAGGGAAAGAAGCCAATATTCGTAGAGTTACGGAGGATCGGTATGGAAGAACAGTGGCAGAGCTCACAATCGATGGAATAAACTTGCAGCAAAACTTGGTCAACGAAGGTCATGCAACTATTTATAGAAAATATTCAAAGCCCTGCTCTTGGGCTAATAAATAA
- a CDS encoding GspE/PulE family protein gives MFLIQLLNDSEKKKSSYYRRRAFAYSALLFIITDFIPLIFDSINNISNAPFLARENAIGALPWLILIIKGLEKGFEIDKSDRGFFYSIWEPFSDKSEKMNNRESKTNIKYKDINIQNEKKVYDSQSPLGLFSNKKINSFEKERTSKKDRKDNSDLLNIDMGSQVLERVDFILSESYDKDYSDIHIEPNENNYKIRVRKDGILQSLIYIKSLEGVQLMACLKNLADMDVSEKRASQDGKIYKKYKGKKLEFRCSTVPVRNGESMVLRLLKSDSFLLDLDTLINLSYVRNSFRDLISLQNGIIIVCGPTGSGKSTTLAAALREIDNGEIKIVTAEDPIEYALGGDIVQTQVNKAKNQTFPYLLRTFMRHDPDVILIGETRDPETANASMDASETGHLVFTTLHANSAASSLTRLLDMEIPKYKLNASVRGVLAQRLVRCVCKSCSELREIKEEDSNKTGIKCNTLVRYASVLPEEKRNINNTMYCEECMGTGYKGRIGVYELLIIDRKIKNAILKGMTDLEIEDIAIEDGMITLREYGKQLIYNQLTTVSELERVCKI, from the coding sequence ATGTTTTTAATTCAGCTTTTGAATGATAGTGAAAAAAAGAAATCAAGCTATTATCGAAGGCGAGCTTTTGCATATTCAGCACTTCTTTTTATTATTACAGATTTTATTCCACTAATATTTGATTCTATAAATAATATTTCTAATGCCCCCTTTTTAGCGCGTGAAAATGCTATCGGTGCTTTACCTTGGCTAATTCTTATTATTAAGGGATTAGAAAAAGGTTTTGAGATAGATAAATCAGATCGTGGTTTCTTTTATTCAATTTGGGAACCTTTCTCAGATAAATCTGAAAAAATGAATAACAGAGAAAGTAAAACTAATATAAAGTATAAAGATATAAACATTCAGAATGAAAAAAAAGTTTATGATTCTCAATCTCCCTTAGGTTTATTTTCTAATAAAAAAATTAATTCGTTTGAAAAGGAAAGGACAAGTAAAAAAGATAGGAAGGACAACTCTGATTTATTAAATATAGATATGGGTTCCCAAGTCTTGGAGAGAGTTGATTTCATATTAAGTGAATCATATGATAAAGATTATTCAGATATACATATTGAACCAAATGAAAATAATTACAAAATACGTGTTAGAAAAGATGGCATACTTCAAAGTTTGATATATATAAAAAGCTTAGAAGGAGTTCAATTAATGGCATGTTTAAAGAATTTAGCGGATATGGATGTGTCTGAAAAAAGAGCTAGTCAAGATGGGAAAATTTATAAAAAATATAAAGGCAAAAAACTTGAATTTAGATGTTCGACTGTTCCGGTGAGAAATGGTGAGTCTATGGTTTTAAGACTTTTGAAAAGTGATTCGTTTTTGCTAGATTTAGACACTTTAATTAATTTGTCATATGTAAGAAACTCTTTTAGGGATTTAATTAGCTTACAAAATGGAATTATTATTGTTTGTGGTCCAACTGGATCAGGTAAATCCACAACTCTTGCTGCTGCTTTGAGAGAGATAGACAATGGAGAGATAAAGATAGTTACAGCTGAGGATCCAATTGAATATGCTTTAGGCGGAGACATCGTTCAAACACAAGTTAATAAAGCTAAAAATCAGACATTTCCATATCTTCTCAGAACATTTATGAGACATGATCCTGATGTTATATTGATTGGAGAAACACGTGATCCGGAGACTGCGAATGCCTCCATGGATGCATCAGAAACAGGACATCTAGTTTTTACAACATTACATGCAAATAGTGCTGCAAGTTCGTTAACCAGATTGCTAGATATGGAGATACCAAAGTATAAATTAAATGCTTCGGTTAGGGGCGTTTTAGCTCAAAGACTAGTGCGTTGTGTTTGCAAGTCCTGTAGTGAGTTACGAGAAATAAAGGAAGAAGATTCAAATAAAACTGGTATTAAATGTAATACATTAGTTAGATATGCCTCAGTCTTACCAGAAGAAAAAAGAAATATTAATAATACAATGTATTGTGAAGAATGTATGGGTACAGGCTATAAAGGAAGAATTGGAGTTTATGAGCTGCTAATTATTGATAGGAAAATAAAGAATGCTATTTTAAAGGGAATGACGGATCTTGAAATAGAAGATATTGCAATAGAAGATGGAATGATAACTCTAAGAGAGTACGGTAAACAACTAATCTATAATCAATTAACTACTGTTTCGGAGCTTGAAAGAGTTTGCAAAATATAA
- a CDS encoding DUF3104 domain-containing protein, protein MVTFFGGSRDPEATTLFQIANVDTGEIRWIHVEQVT, encoded by the coding sequence ATGGTTACTTTTTTTGGTGGTTCACGAGATCCAGAGGCAACCACACTTTTTCAGATCGCAAATGTCGATACTGGTGAAATCCGCTGGATTCATGTTGAGCAAGTTACCTAG
- a CDS encoding tetratricopeptide repeat protein encodes METDKNEELKTKKAAGETSKVKVFLVSQSSKGDKVSNTINPITLSNNLHTSNKEGLIHKAVKLHLKGNISEAVKHYQYCIKNGLIDYRVLTNYGVILNDIGKSKEAEILFRKAIDLDPTKENAYYNLANVFRSLNRLKDAEISIRKAIEIRPNFAEAHLSLANILRDFGQLNESEISLCRAIKLKPDFAEAHLNLANILKDLGKLDHAELAARKATSLKPDSAEYLFNLSRILEDLGKINEAKLSICRAIELKPDYAEAHNFLGNLLRETGEIDKALKSYSEAISFKPGFNSALMNRWQLFFDKGNFNLALNDADSCNSQISRVCALETLYALGRIDEIYDRIEKTANLDESNIRLAAFSSFIAAQENKYTANNFCPNPLSFLHINNLNFYKSNSKKYINEIIDELQGVKTIWEPKENTTRNGFHTPNNINLFSYSTKAISQLKSLILTELDEYYSKFMNHSCSFIQEWPSKKNLFAWHVILKKQGYQSAHIHESGWLSGVIYLKVVPPLGKDEGSIEFSLNSNNYSNLNSPQFTYQPKIGDIVLFPSSLHHRTIPFSTDSDRMVIAFDLMPNSKS; translated from the coding sequence TTGGAAACAGACAAAAATGAAGAACTAAAAACTAAAAAAGCTGCTGGAGAAACCTCTAAGGTGAAGGTTTTTTTAGTTTCTCAGTCTTCAAAAGGAGATAAGGTTTCAAATACAATAAATCCAATTACTTTGAGTAATAATTTACATACTTCTAATAAGGAAGGTTTAATTCATAAAGCAGTTAAACTTCATTTAAAAGGTAACATTTCAGAAGCTGTTAAACACTATCAATACTGTATAAAAAATGGTTTAATTGATTATAGAGTTCTTACTAATTATGGAGTTATATTAAATGATATTGGTAAATCTAAAGAAGCAGAGATATTGTTTCGTAAAGCTATTGATCTAGATCCAACCAAGGAAAACGCATATTACAATTTAGCAAATGTATTTAGGAGCCTTAATAGATTAAAGGACGCTGAAATTTCTATACGTAAGGCTATAGAAATTAGACCTAATTTCGCTGAGGCTCATCTTAGCCTTGCAAATATATTAAGAGATTTTGGTCAATTAAATGAATCAGAAATATCTTTATGTAGAGCTATTAAATTGAAACCTGACTTTGCTGAAGCTCATCTAAACCTTGCAAATATATTGAAAGATCTTGGTAAATTAGATCATGCTGAATTAGCCGCAAGGAAAGCAACTAGTCTAAAGCCAGACTCTGCAGAATATTTGTTTAATTTGAGTAGAATTTTAGAAGATCTTGGAAAGATAAATGAAGCTAAGTTGTCAATTTGTCGAGCTATCGAATTGAAGCCTGATTATGCAGAGGCTCATAACTTTCTAGGGAATTTGTTAAGAGAGACTGGGGAAATAGATAAGGCTCTTAAAAGTTATTCTGAAGCAATATCTTTTAAACCAGGTTTTAATTCTGCATTAATGAATAGATGGCAATTATTTTTTGATAAAGGAAATTTTAATTTAGCTTTAAATGATGCAGATTCTTGTAATTCGCAAATATCTCGAGTATGTGCTTTAGAGACTCTTTATGCTTTAGGAAGAATTGATGAAATTTATGACAGAATTGAAAAAACTGCTAACTTGGATGAATCAAATATAAGATTAGCAGCATTTTCTTCTTTTATAGCAGCTCAGGAGAATAAATATACTGCTAATAACTTTTGTCCAAATCCCCTCTCTTTTTTACATATTAATAATTTAAATTTTTATAAAAGTAATTCTAAAAAATATATTAATGAAATCATTGATGAGCTACAAGGAGTAAAAACCATATGGGAACCTAAGGAGAATACTACTCGAAATGGATTTCACACTCCAAATAATATAAATTTATTTTCTTACTCAACGAAGGCAATTTCACAACTCAAGTCATTAATATTAACTGAATTAGATGAATATTATTCTAAATTTATGAATCATTCTTGTTCCTTTATTCAAGAATGGCCATCTAAAAAGAATCTTTTTGCATGGCATGTGATTTTGAAGAAGCAAGGTTATCAATCTGCGCATATTCATGAATCAGGTTGGTTAAGTGGCGTGATTTATTTGAAGGTTGTCCCCCCACTTGGTAAGGATGAAGGTTCAATAGAATTCAGTTTGAATTCAAATAATTATTCAAATTTAAACTCTCCTCAATTTACTTATCAACCAAAAATAGGTGATATAGTCCTATTCCCTTCTTCTTTACATCATAGGACAATACCTTTTAGTACAGATTCAGACAGAATGGTTATAGCTTTTGATTTAATGCCAAATTCCAAATCCTGA
- a CDS encoding carbamoyltransferase C-terminal domain-containing protein, whose product MNVIVGINNSHNGSVALLCDGEVKVAIQAERISRYKRQSLPLGDELELAQRCLNYCLNYSGLKLEDINAIALSTPWKVKKISNELLFKYIGGVPKNYFGTYYVPHHLSHMEYILHYGFSKPGIVLVIDGSGSLVEDKNHFNIKEKYHSKIINFSHFCGKEVISAYWFDGKESHLIYKFSPSIAAIENYNSNSKGFLQSIGHYWDWASLYCCGKRSSAGKVMGLAAYGEDIDSNENDLLSISDSGKITLDFSRINQIYNKPNIFSLDLSDSIHHINLANRVQSETENVILKLLDLLKSKYPCENLYLSGGVALNVVANEKIKKSNLFKSIILNGSVEDNGTAIGAAIAVNQKMSFNRKFSVINDYYGITYNEQETINELSNFDLKYEVLSNDDLFAKASNLIHQEKVIAWFQGKSEFGPRALGNRSILANPSCRFTKYLLDHYMKCRDRYRPYAPVVIEERANLYFDMNDSSPVMMRNVKVLDKRLIAVQHIDGTARVQTVNEKQNKILYKLLIEVEKLTGIPILLNTSFNLPGEPIVESPKDALSSFSRGNLDYLFIGNLIIYRN is encoded by the coding sequence ATGAATGTAATTGTTGGAATCAATAATAGTCATAATGGGAGTGTAGCATTGTTATGCGATGGTGAAGTAAAAGTCGCTATTCAAGCTGAACGTATTTCGCGCTATAAACGTCAGAGTCTACCTCTTGGTGATGAATTAGAACTAGCACAAAGATGTTTAAACTATTGTTTAAACTATAGTGGATTAAAATTAGAAGATATAAATGCTATTGCACTTTCTACTCCATGGAAAGTAAAGAAGATTAGTAATGAATTATTGTTCAAATATATTGGAGGAGTTCCTAAAAATTACTTTGGTACATACTACGTACCTCATCATTTATCTCATATGGAATATATTCTTCATTATGGATTTAGCAAGCCAGGAATAGTATTAGTAATAGATGGAAGTGGTTCTTTAGTGGAAGATAAAAATCATTTTAATATTAAAGAAAAATATCACTCTAAAATTATTAACTTTTCGCATTTTTGTGGTAAAGAAGTTATTTCAGCATATTGGTTTGATGGGAAAGAATCTCACCTGATTTATAAATTCAGTCCATCTATAGCTGCTATTGAAAATTACAATTCAAATTCTAAAGGATTTCTCCAGAGCATCGGTCATTATTGGGATTGGGCATCATTATATTGTTGTGGCAAGCGAAGTTCTGCAGGAAAAGTAATGGGTTTAGCCGCCTATGGTGAAGATATAGATTCTAACGAAAATGATTTACTTAGTATTAGTGATTCTGGAAAAATCACTTTAGACTTTTCCAGAATCAATCAAATATATAACAAACCTAATATCTTTAGTTTAGATCTTTCTGATAGTATACATCATATTAATTTAGCAAATAGAGTACAGTCTGAGACAGAAAATGTAATTTTAAAGTTATTAGATCTTCTTAAGTCTAAATATCCATGTGAAAATCTATATCTTTCTGGAGGGGTTGCACTAAATGTTGTTGCAAACGAAAAAATAAAAAAGAGTAATTTATTTAAATCTATCATTTTAAATGGATCTGTCGAAGACAATGGCACTGCCATTGGTGCAGCCATAGCAGTGAATCAAAAAATGAGTTTTAATCGTAAGTTTTCAGTAATAAATGATTATTATGGCATAACTTATAATGAGCAAGAAACTATAAATGAATTATCAAACTTTGATTTAAAATATGAAGTTCTTTCTAATGATGATTTATTTGCAAAAGCGTCTAACCTTATTCATCAGGAAAAAGTTATTGCTTGGTTTCAAGGGAAAAGTGAATTTGGACCAAGAGCTTTAGGTAACCGAAGTATTTTAGCCAATCCATCTTGTAGATTCACAAAATATCTCTTAGATCACTATATGAAGTGCAGAGATAGATACCGTCCTTATGCTCCTGTTGTAATAGAAGAACGTGCCAATCTCTATTTTGATATGAATGATAGTTCTCCAGTTATGATGAGGAATGTAAAGGTTCTAGATAAAAGACTCATTGCTGTTCAACATATTGATGGCACAGCTAGAGTTCAAACTGTAAATGAAAAACAAAATAAAATTTTATATAAATTGCTTATAGAAGTAGAAAAGTTGACTGGTATTCCAATTCTATTGAATACTTCTTTTAATTTACCTGGAGAGCCAATAGTTGAGTCGCCTAAAGACGCTTTATCTTCTTTTTCCAGAGGAAATTTAGATTATTTGTTTATTGGTAATCTAATAATTTATAGAAATTAA
- a CDS encoding tetratricopeptide repeat protein, with protein MSEGGSKKNGVKIYTVASSISDFSDNITLSSEISFKESKEQIIGKAISFHLNGNISEAVKHYQYCIKNGLIDYRVFTNYGVILNDIGKSKEAEILFRKAIDLDPTKENAYYNLANVFRSLNRLKDAEIYIRKAIEIRPNFAEAHLSLANILRDLGKFNESEISLCSAIKFKPDFAEAHLNLGNIMRDLGKLDEALISVRKSIDIKPGFAEAHLNLANILMDLGQLNNSEISTRKAIQYKPNYADAFCKLGNIFKEQGKYDEAILSYNKASKLEPKNPKYYSIQGLKVSDFYRENLLENIDLINIIENCDWENSKKLLEKICRNIPKYTKDYVNEFIKLWCDFGKKLVDQSLTDNLLPIFIQLIIINERNEDIIDLSKYIFKKYDLNKLLGLLDEKDKFLLILGYCEYKYTINKFSEVENLSCTNIQKSMILISDNETEDIGWLVTRRSLALFKENNLARKALINLINTLPI; from the coding sequence ATGTCTGAAGGGGGAAGTAAGAAGAATGGAGTTAAAATATATACAGTCGCCTCTTCTATTAGTGATTTTAGCGATAATATAACTTTAAGTTCAGAAATTTCATTTAAAGAGTCTAAAGAACAAATTATTGGAAAAGCAATAAGTTTTCATTTGAATGGTAACATTTCAGAAGCTGTCAAACACTATCAATACTGTATAAAAAATGGTTTAATTGATTATAGAGTCTTTACTAATTATGGAGTCATTTTAAATGATATTGGTAAATCTAAAGAAGCAGAGATATTGTTTCGTAAAGCTATTGATCTAGATCCAACTAAGGAAAACGCATATTACAATTTAGCAAATGTATTTAGGAGCCTTAATAGATTAAAGGACGCTGAAATTTATATACGTAAGGCCATAGAAATTAGACCTAATTTTGCTGAGGCCCATCTTAGCCTTGCAAATATATTGAGAGACCTTGGTAAATTTAATGAATCAGAAATATCTTTATGTAGTGCTATTAAATTTAAACCTGACTTTGCTGAAGCTCATCTAAATCTTGGAAATATCATGAGAGATCTAGGAAAATTAGACGAAGCTCTAATATCAGTTCGTAAAAGTATTGATATTAAACCGGGATTTGCAGAAGCTCATTTAAATCTTGCAAATATATTGATGGATCTTGGCCAATTAAATAATTCAGAAATCTCTACTCGTAAAGCTATTCAATATAAACCTAACTATGCAGATGCATTTTGTAAGCTCGGAAATATCTTTAAAGAACAAGGAAAATATGATGAAGCAATATTGAGTTATAATAAAGCATCTAAGCTTGAACCTAAAAATCCAAAATATTATTCAATTCAGGGTCTTAAAGTTTCTGATTTTTACAGAGAGAATTTATTGGAAAATATTGACCTAATTAATATCATAGAAAATTGTGATTGGGAAAATTCTAAAAAACTTTTAGAAAAAATTTGTAGAAATATACCAAAATATACAAAGGATTATGTTAATGAATTCATTAAACTCTGGTGCGATTTTGGAAAAAAACTTGTTGATCAAAGTTTAACAGACAATCTATTACCAATTTTTATACAACTTATAATAATAAATGAAAGAAATGAAGATATAATTGATCTTAGTAAATATATATTTAAGAAATATGATTTAAATAAATTACTAGGATTATTAGATGAAAAAGACAAGTTTCTTCTCATATTAGGTTATTGTGAATATAAATATACTATAAACAAATTTTCAGAAGTAGAGAATTTATCCTGTACTAATATTCAGAAATCTATGATCCTAATAAGTGATAATGAGACAGAGGATATTGGCTGGCTTGTTACGCGAAGAAGTCTTGCCCTATTTAAAGAAAATAATTTAGCTAGAAAAGCTTTAATAAATTTAATTAATACTTTACCAATTTAG
- a CDS encoding prepilin-type N-terminal cleavage/methylation domain-containing protein, with amino-acid sequence MEQILKLKLLRKLLRKQGEEGFSLIELVVVVSVLAVLSAIAIPTFTCFQRKAQATAALAAMKQIQTECEINKADTGKVGTFTLSNLNFYQIQSDGSNGCSGASGTGLISAIPTDTNILPTFILASNGNELTYSFKGETGTNFSECLGLLCISSNSSGGDIEDALVKLSSGNGSNSIISCDGNFYTERGDWSTGDEGHVFRVDIKSGEKVLIDSTKDGTPSTGDSAFIQDLSCNGRYALLSIDEYGSVDLDGISGPNSQAGNSEGPQPIYRKDLVTGEITRVDTLDNNEKIQTSWGIDMARMSSDGRYVVFESIDTRFAGLERQDGGRGLIYRKDMETGELIVVPTKADGSPGSGRTRGGSYATSQIGISDDGSKISFVYEGDDLIPGASGTNLYVQDINTSEISLVSSNNQGDQLYGFGGGGGSSISSDGSKVVFTSRGGNGNTQIMVKDLNSGELNAISGSSSGNEGDGWSQQPSFSRDGNYVVFQSSATNIDDNDTNGIADIYVYNTSTGQTKRILDDKANQFDSHLREPVITSDGKHITFRSDSSGISPDGENQGYEIYKAQNPFF; translated from the coding sequence ATGGAGCAAATTTTAAAGCTTAAGCTGTTAAGGAAGCTCTTGCGTAAGCAAGGTGAGGAAGGTTTTTCTCTAATAGAACTTGTTGTTGTTGTTTCTGTACTGGCAGTCCTATCTGCGATTGCAATCCCCACGTTTACCTGCTTCCAGAGAAAAGCTCAAGCGACTGCTGCGTTGGCAGCCATGAAACAAATTCAAACTGAGTGTGAAATCAATAAAGCCGACACGGGCAAAGTAGGTACATTTACTTTAAGCAATTTAAATTTTTATCAAATCCAATCTGATGGATCTAATGGTTGTAGTGGAGCATCAGGAACTGGATTAATTAGTGCAATACCTACGGATACGAATATTTTGCCTACTTTTATATTGGCGTCTAATGGGAATGAATTAACTTATAGCTTTAAAGGGGAGACAGGAACTAACTTCTCAGAGTGTTTAGGATTACTTTGTATTAGTTCTAATTCTAGTGGTGGAGATATAGAGGACGCACTTGTTAAACTATCCTCAGGGAATGGCTCAAATAGCATTATTAGCTGTGATGGTAATTTTTATACTGAGCGAGGAGATTGGTCTACTGGTGATGAAGGCCACGTATTTCGTGTAGATATAAAATCTGGTGAAAAAGTTTTAATAGATTCGACAAAAGATGGTACCCCATCAACAGGAGACTCAGCATTTATACAGGATCTATCATGCAATGGTAGATATGCATTGCTAAGTATTGACGAATATGGCTCAGTTGACCTGGACGGTATTTCTGGTCCAAATAGTCAGGCTGGTAATAGTGAAGGACCACAACCTATATATAGAAAAGATCTAGTGACAGGTGAAATTACTAGAGTAGATACTCTTGATAATAATGAAAAAATCCAGACGAGTTGGGGCATTGATATGGCAAGAATGTCTTCAGACGGAAGATATGTTGTATTTGAAAGTATTGATACTAGATTTGCAGGTTTAGAAAGACAAGATGGAGGGAGAGGGTTGATTTATAGAAAGGATATGGAAACAGGGGAGCTTATTGTTGTCCCTACAAAAGCAGATGGTTCTCCAGGTAGTGGTAGGACACGAGGAGGTAGCTATGCGACTAGCCAAATTGGGATTAGTGATGATGGCTCAAAAATAAGTTTTGTTTATGAAGGCGATGATTTAATCCCAGGAGCAAGTGGAACGAACCTTTATGTACAAGATATTAATACTTCAGAAATTTCACTGGTATCCTCAAATAATCAAGGCGATCAATTGTATGGATTTGGAGGAGGTGGAGGAAGCTCTATCTCTTCAGATGGTTCAAAAGTAGTGTTCACAAGCAGGGGGGGGAATGGGAATACTCAAATCATGGTCAAAGATCTGAACTCTGGAGAGTTAAATGCTATTAGTGGGAGTTCATCTGGAAATGAGGGTGATGGATGGTCACAACAGCCATCTTTTTCAAGAGATGGTAACTACGTAGTTTTTCAATCATCGGCTACAAATATTGATGATAACGATACAAATGGAATAGCTGATATTTATGTCTACAATACTTCCACTGGTCAAACAAAAAGGATACTAGATGACAAAGCTAATCAGTTCGACAGTCATCTAAGGGAGCCAGTGATAACTAGTGATGGGAAGCACATTACTTTTAGATCTGATAGTAGTGGAATATCACCAGATGGTGAGAATCAAGGTTATGAAATTTATAAGGCACAGAACCCGTTCTTTTAA
- a CDS encoding prepilin-type N-terminal cleavage/methylation domain-containing protein — protein sequence MEETLKLKLFRQLLGKQGEEGFSLIELVVVVSVLAVLSAIAIPTFSCFQRKAQATAALAAIKQIHTECEINKSDTGNVGTFTSSNLNSYQIQSDGSNSCGGASGTGLISAIPTDTNILPTFILATNSSELTYSFKGQTGTDLSKGLGLVCNVANGYTGGSTFQANIEANSFVRKDTYIEKGCSAYVLVDGPNWTDANANAIALGGNLVSVTDLEENIWIGEEFSKAKYQYSDDNHSWAPNEWSINHFWTGAKRNPNGSWEWSNGDNFDNSFSNLVLNNNIEEGPDSNSDRLLAIFNNPNASNQNMYLDDMTNTPIEGSYQGLAELSICN from the coding sequence ATGGAGGAAACTTTAAAGCTAAAACTCTTCAGGCAGCTCTTGGGTAAGCAAGGTGAGGAAGGTTTTTCTTTAATTGAACTTGTAGTTGTTGTGTCAGTGCTTGCAGTCCTGTCTGCGATTGCAATTCCCACGTTTAGCTGCTTCCAGAGAAAAGCTCAAGCGACTGCTGCATTGGCAGCCATAAAACAAATTCATACTGAATGTGAAATTAATAAATCTGATACAGGTAACGTAGGTACATTTACTTCAAGCAATTTAAATTCTTATCAAATCCAATCTGATGGATCTAATAGTTGTGGTGGAGCATCAGGAACAGGATTAATTAGTGCAATACCTACCGATACAAATATATTGCCTACTTTCATATTGGCGACTAATAGTAGTGAATTAACGTATAGCTTTAAAGGTCAAACAGGAACTGATCTCTCCAAAGGATTGGGTTTGGTTTGCAATGTAGCCAATGGTTACACAGGAGGTAGTACATTTCAGGCGAATATAGAAGCTAATTCTTTTGTCAGAAAAGATACTTATATCGAAAAAGGTTGCTCGGCCTATGTTTTAGTTGACGGTCCTAATTGGACCGATGCAAATGCAAATGCAATTGCCTTAGGAGGCAATCTTGTTTCCGTTACAGACCTAGAGGAAAACATTTGGATAGGAGAAGAGTTTTCTAAAGCAAAATATCAGTACTCTGATGATAATCATTCCTGGGCACCAAATGAATGGTCAATCAATCATTTTTGGACAGGTGCAAAAAGGAATCCAAACGGTAGCTGGGAATGGTCCAATGGAGACAATTTTGATAATTCTTTTTCTAATCTAGTGTTAAACAACAACATTGAAGAAGGTCCGGATTCTAATTCTGATCGATTATTAGCAATATTCAATAATCCAAACGCTTCCAACCAGAATATGTATCTCGATGATATGACTAACACTCCTATTGAGGGTAGTTACCAGGGATTGGCAGAACTTTCAATCTGCAACTAA
- a CDS encoding DUF3104 domain-containing protein has product MLDGFGQNELLDEPIFLKVRPGDAVLYEKDQIGKILTFIGGSRYPDAQTLSQSANVDSGENCWIHGEEVIEIVSEYRTTIKKLSSFYEQIQQQQQ; this is encoded by the coding sequence TTGCTTGATGGATTTGGACAAAATGAACTTTTGGATGAACCTATATTTTTAAAAGTTAGACCTGGGGACGCTGTACTCTATGAAAAAGATCAGATAGGAAAAATTCTTACTTTTATTGGTGGATCAAGATATCCAGACGCACAGACTCTCTCCCAAAGCGCAAATGTAGATTCTGGAGAAAATTGCTGGATTCATGGAGAGGAAGTTATCGAGATAGTTAGTGAATATCGAACAACAATCAAAAAGCTCTCTTCCTTTTACGAGCAAATACAGCAACAGCAGCAATAA
- a CDS encoding helix-turn-helix domain-containing protein, whose amino-acid sequence MLFIWALDTKKTRINRYRKYGWNWKKISLVYGVSPSTVRRWSMA is encoded by the coding sequence ATGCTTTTTATCTGGGCGTTAGATACCAAGAAAACAAGAATTAACAGGTATAGAAAATACGGTTGGAACTGGAAGAAAATCTCACTTGTTTACGGGGTTTCTCCTAGCACTGTTAGGCGGTGGTCTATGGCTTAA